One stretch of Xanthomonas sp. DAR 35659 DNA includes these proteins:
- a CDS encoding FAD-dependent oxidoreductase, with amino-acid sequence MTQRMQIGIVGYGTAGQALALLLARDGHRVQVFERAPQPGPVGAGFLLQPTGLQVLWRIGLLEQALAHGAPVRRLYGETPCGRAVMDMRYRDLDARLFGLGMQRGALFSLLAQAWDGYAELQRDTRIVAIDDGLRRVQDQHGRWHGPFDLVIACDGSASALRAQVQGTRLDRVYPWGALWCLLPRGGWAFADELRQRYVAARKMIGLLPVGTRPGDPEPRMSFFWSLPTAEFEAWQARGMEAWLDEVAQLWPQARERLAQVCAPAQLARASYRDAVQRRWYRGRLVLAGDAAHSMSPQLGQGVNMALMDAWALSEALRETPDLDAALARYQARRQAHVAVYQFWSRWLTPLFQSERDLVARVRDLGMLPAGRMPGGRGHMLRVLSGTQHGWFGKLPLAPGFLQALAEATAAPLVEQPR; translated from the coding sequence ATGACGCAACGGATGCAGATCGGCATCGTCGGCTATGGCACGGCGGGCCAGGCCCTGGCGCTGCTGCTGGCGCGCGACGGCCATCGAGTACAGGTGTTCGAACGCGCGCCGCAGCCGGGTCCGGTCGGCGCCGGTTTCCTGCTGCAGCCGACCGGGCTGCAGGTGCTGTGGCGGATCGGCCTGCTCGAGCAGGCGCTGGCGCACGGCGCGCCGGTGCGGCGCCTGTACGGCGAGACGCCGTGCGGCCGCGCGGTGATGGACATGCGCTACCGCGACCTGGACGCGCGCCTGTTCGGGCTGGGCATGCAGCGCGGCGCGCTGTTCTCGCTGCTGGCGCAGGCCTGGGACGGCTACGCCGAGCTGCAGCGCGACACGCGCATCGTCGCCATCGACGACGGCCTGCGCCGGGTGCAGGACCAGCACGGCCGCTGGCACGGCCCGTTCGATCTGGTGATCGCCTGCGACGGCTCGGCCTCGGCGCTGCGCGCGCAGGTGCAGGGCACGCGGCTGGACCGGGTCTATCCGTGGGGCGCGCTGTGGTGCCTACTGCCGCGCGGCGGCTGGGCCTTCGCCGACGAGTTGCGGCAGCGCTACGTGGCCGCGCGCAAGATGATCGGGCTGTTGCCGGTCGGCACCCGGCCCGGCGATCCCGAGCCGCGCATGAGTTTCTTCTGGAGCCTGCCCACCGCCGAGTTCGAGGCCTGGCAGGCGCGCGGCATGGAGGCGTGGCTGGACGAGGTCGCGCAGTTGTGGCCGCAGGCGCGCGAGCGCCTGGCGCAGGTGTGCGCGCCGGCGCAGTTGGCGCGCGCCAGCTACCGCGACGCGGTGCAGCGGCGCTGGTACCGCGGCCGCCTGGTGCTGGCCGGCGACGCGGCGCATTCGATGAGTCCGCAGTTGGGGCAGGGCGTCAACATGGCGCTGATGGATGCCTGGGCGCTGAGCGAGGCCTTGCGCGAGACGCCGGACCTGGACGCGGCCTTGGCGCGCTACCAGGCGCGGCGGCAGGCGCACGTGGCGGTGTACCAGTTCTGGAGCCGCTGGCTGACGCCGCTGTTCCAGTCCGAGCGCGACCTGGTGGCGCGGGTGCGCGACCTCGGCATGCTGCCGGCCGGGCGCATGCCCGGCGGCCGCGGCCACATGCTGCGCGTGCTCAGCGGCACGCAGCATGGCTGGTTCGGCAAGCTGCCGCTGGCGCCTGGATTTTTGCAGGCGCTGGCGGAGGCGACGGCGGCGCCGTTGGTGGAACAGCCGCGCTGA
- a CDS encoding cold-shock protein: MPNGTVKWFNDAKGFGFISPEDGSADVFAHFSAINSKGFRSLQEGQRVSYDVTQGPKGAQASNITPVE, encoded by the coding sequence ATGCCGAACGGTACCGTCAAGTGGTTCAACGACGCCAAGGGATTTGGCTTTATTTCGCCGGAAGACGGCAGCGCCGACGTGTTCGCGCACTTCTCGGCGATCAATTCCAAGGGCTTCCGCAGCCTGCAGGAAGGACAGCGTGTCAGCTACGACGTGACCCAGGGTCCGAAGGGCGCGCAGGCCTCCAATATCACGCCTGTCGAGTAA